The following are encoded together in the Argopecten irradians isolate NY chromosome 5, Ai_NY, whole genome shotgun sequence genome:
- the LOC138323576 gene encoding zinc finger protein 511-like has translation MGVPCRWKVCKRRLTMDCSFFEEGNNLCYYPSKHVLLVEEEIQETRKQDQEFLCQLANCGKTFGSHASYESHYGLVHSRVCQTCRKNFPNNHLLDLHILECHDSMFAVQAEKQPMFQCLVESCNCKFSTRKERKNHVIKFHKYPSNYRFDREQSKQSKSNGGKLSEMEITTVDTMETTVSATEGVNGSGGPFGAKGAEKMKDTSPPRRQFSYKVPNNICFGQGTSRSFQRTRGRGRGRGNKKHWHNRGMENMDTHVDIENIDLQAMKQALT, from the exons ATGGGTGTGCCATGCCGATGGAAAGTTTGTAAGCGGAGACTTACGATGGACTGTAGTTTTTTTGAGGAGGGAAACAATCTGTGTTACTATCCATCTAAACATGTACTTCTGGTGGAGGAGGAGATCCAAGAGACAAG GAAACAAGATCAAGAGTTTTTATGTCAGCTAGCTAACTGTGGGAAGACTTTTGGTTCCCATGCAAG CTATGAAAGTCACTACGGTTTGGTACACAGTCGAGTTTGTCAGACATGTCGTAAAAACTTCCCCAACAATCATCTTCTGGACCTTCACATCCTAGAGTGCCATGATTCCATGTTTGCTGTCCAAGCTGAGAAACAACCAAtg TTTCAGTGTTTGGTTGAGTCATGTAATTGCAAGTTTTCTACaagaaaagaaaggaaaaatCATGTCATCAAGTTTCACAAATACCCAAGTAACTACAGATTTGATCGAGAGCAGAGTAAACAGAG TAAAAGCAATGGTGGGAAATTGTCAGAAATGGAAATTACAACGGTAGACACAATGGAGACAACAGTATCAGCCACTGAAGGCGTGAATGGATCAGGTGGACCATTTGGGGCGAAAGGGGCGGAGAAAATGAAGGATACATCACCACCGAGGAGGCAGTTTTCCTACAA AGTTCCAAACAATATTTGCTTTGGTCAAGGAACAAGTCGGTCATTCCAAAGAACGCGAGGGAGAGGACGTGGAAGGGGCAATAAAAAGCACTGGCACAACAGAGGCATGGAAAATATGGACACACATGTAGACATAGAAAATATAGATCTACAGGCTATGAAACAAGCTCTTACCTAA